Proteins from one uncultured Anaeromusa sp. genomic window:
- a CDS encoding head decoration protein has translation MANTPGQTDVATYQPVEIRAIIRNEADWLVPVTLAATNAEIPAGTVLGMITASKLYIPYAKASADGSQVAKLILAETVPASADLQNAGAYATGIFYKDKLTGLDADAITALGAREPVPNLLIV, from the coding sequence ATGGCAAATACTCCTGGACAAACGGACGTGGCCACATATCAACCCGTAGAGATTCGGGCCATTATCAGAAATGAAGCCGATTGGCTTGTTCCTGTGACTTTAGCGGCTACCAATGCGGAAATTCCTGCAGGGACCGTGCTTGGCATGATTACGGCTTCCAAGTTGTATATTCCTTATGCCAAAGCATCCGCAGATGGCAGCCAGGTGGCTAAACTGATTTTAGCCGAAACAGTGCCGGCTTCTGCCGACCTGCAGAATGCAGGGGCTTATGCTACTGGCATTTTCTACAAAGACAAACTGACCGGTTTGGACGCTGATGCCATTACGGCGCTGGGCGCTCGCGAGCCGGTACCGAACTTGCTCATTGTTTAA
- a CDS encoding phage protease: MPLKIPFFRLGEWVHPLYGKLKITQQTFDQLLANFKGNVLGRPPFIRIGHDKSSNQTFGYAPAEGWVTGLKQEGNVLCAEVEPTTPQAEENIRTKRYRFSSAEYTPDGVDRETGKKVGALLSAIALTNEPFLTKLPEATLLADTPDMFYLDFSDAKEESTMPNTDPETKTTLQKLSEGIEKLLGMHQTKPDPAPAPAAPATTDMAAQITAMQEQIQKFAGVETQLQTLSEENKALKAQVGVETGARRLAEVEKTAADMVAQGIPPVQVDAWKVLALSEAGQVTLKLSDAEGKAKEVSQADAMRDMLLALPTEHRIKFGQQGSQTAPVGDEQLKLACDEDIKALGGTIGQDGKYNI, translated from the coding sequence ATGCCATTAAAAATACCATTTTTCCGGCTGGGAGAGTGGGTGCATCCGCTTTATGGGAAACTCAAAATTACCCAGCAAACCTTTGACCAGCTGCTGGCCAACTTCAAAGGGAATGTGCTCGGGCGGCCGCCTTTTATCCGCATTGGCCACGATAAGAGCAGCAATCAGACCTTTGGTTATGCGCCGGCGGAAGGCTGGGTGACCGGTCTCAAGCAAGAAGGTAACGTGCTGTGTGCGGAAGTGGAGCCCACGACGCCTCAGGCGGAGGAGAACATCCGCACCAAACGGTACCGTTTTTCCAGTGCCGAATACACCCCGGACGGCGTCGATCGGGAGACCGGCAAGAAGGTGGGCGCGCTGCTTTCGGCAATTGCCCTGACCAATGAGCCTTTTTTGACCAAGTTGCCTGAGGCGACCCTGCTGGCGGATACGCCAGACATGTTTTATCTCGATTTTAGTGATGCGAAGGAGGAATCAACTATGCCTAATACTGATCCTGAAACCAAAACCACATTGCAAAAGCTGTCCGAAGGCATTGAAAAGCTTTTGGGCATGCATCAAACGAAACCGGATCCGGCGCCAGCTCCTGCAGCTCCCGCGACCACGGATATGGCAGCACAAATTACTGCCATGCAAGAGCAAATCCAAAAGTTTGCCGGTGTTGAGACGCAGCTGCAGACCTTGTCCGAAGAAAACAAGGCCTTAAAAGCGCAAGTCGGCGTTGAGACGGGCGCGAGACGTCTGGCAGAGGTCGAAAAGACGGCTGCGGACATGGTGGCACAGGGCATTCCGCCTGTGCAGGTGGATGCTTGGAAAGTACTGGCGTTGTCTGAAGCTGGCCAAGTGACCTTGAAGCTGTCTGACGCCGAAGGTAAGGCCAAGGAGGTAAGCCAGGCGGACGCCATGCGCGATATGCTGCTGGCGCTGCCGACGGAGCATCGCATCAAGTTTGGCCAACAGGGTAGCCAAACGGCTCCCGTAGGAGACGAGCAGTTGAAGCTGGCTTGCGATGAAGACATCAAGGCCCTGGGCGGTACCATCGGCCAAGACGGAAAATACAACATCTAA
- a CDS encoding minor capsid protein — protein MATRLEISLLKRLSELEQEFLGKFEKQIHALMVMPSLYTEQQIAQWHLPHAGELARLLTSWMRDAYAVGQAHGDLLVGDLERRFGKHKLVDWQPSCYRLASVGYSTEEFWLLPAEAIKEFSKRELLLAGDVEGDISSNIKGIMVDHLHGIPRAQTEEAIANLIEKNKNRARLITTTETTYAYNRGRLTSYHGNDVDYVSFSAVMDMRTSQQCRSRHGLVMRLDSPEISGNIPPLHGRCRSVLSPLFSKYQPELITPETTDWSNVERLPNGWKIGILDGTKLKVV, from the coding sequence ATGGCGACCCGCTTGGAAATAAGCCTGCTGAAGAGACTGAGTGAGCTGGAGCAAGAGTTCCTGGGGAAGTTTGAAAAGCAGATTCATGCCTTAATGGTTATGCCTTCGCTTTACACGGAGCAGCAGATTGCGCAGTGGCATTTGCCGCACGCAGGGGAGTTGGCCAGGCTGCTGACAAGCTGGATGCGCGACGCCTACGCCGTTGGCCAAGCGCATGGAGATTTGCTGGTAGGAGATTTGGAGCGGCGTTTTGGCAAGCACAAGCTGGTTGACTGGCAGCCGTCTTGTTACCGCCTGGCTTCGGTTGGTTATAGCACGGAAGAATTTTGGCTATTGCCTGCGGAGGCCATTAAAGAGTTTTCCAAAAGAGAGTTGCTTTTGGCTGGTGACGTGGAGGGTGATATCAGCAGCAACATAAAAGGGATTATGGTGGACCATCTACACGGAATTCCCCGAGCGCAGACGGAGGAGGCCATCGCAAATCTGATTGAGAAGAACAAGAACAGGGCAAGGCTGATTACCACGACAGAAACAACCTATGCGTATAACCGCGGCCGCTTGACCTCGTACCACGGCAACGACGTTGACTACGTGAGCTTTTCCGCTGTCATGGACATGCGGACCAGCCAGCAATGCCGCAGCCGCCATGGCCTGGTGATGCGCCTTGACAGCCCGGAGATTTCCGGAAACATTCCTCCCTTACATGGGCGCTGCCGCTCGGTACTGTCGCCTCTTTTTAGCAAATACCAGCCGGAGCTAATTACCCCTGAGACGACGGACTGGTCGAATGTGGAGAGGTTGCCGAATGGATGGAAAATAGGTATTCTTGATGGAACTAAATTAAAAGTAGTATAA
- a CDS encoding PBSX family phage terminase large subunit, which yields MIEKEVNPHFEDFLFDWQSKFQFLVGGYGSSKSYHIAFKLILELLQEKRTALVVREVYDTIRDSCFSLFEEIIVDLGLEDVIRTVTSPMQIRFPNGSKIIFKGMDKPSKLKSINNVSIIWCEEGSELKYEGFKELIGRLRHPTLSLHMIISTNPVGKGNWTFKHFFKVPGVDEELLYRERMLRIGQTYYHHSLADDNLFLPQSYIEQLEELKAYDPDLYRVARQGRFGVNGKLVLPQFEIRPHEEVMQAVHGIPGRMLRVGMDFGFVESYNAIVRMAIDHERKILYLYWQYYKNGMTDDLTAEEIAEFKDTNELIRADSAEPKTIKYYRQQGFNMRGAKKFQGSRLAYTKKVKRFKKIICSDACTDIIAELKELTFAVDRDGNIIEDEFSIDPHTFSAIWYGLDGYEVADLKSAAVGNVAGKNEMAEVDW from the coding sequence ATGATTGAGAAAGAGGTAAATCCTCACTTTGAGGACTTTCTTTTCGACTGGCAAAGCAAATTTCAGTTTCTCGTAGGCGGCTATGGATCCAGCAAGTCTTACCACATTGCCTTTAAGCTGATTTTAGAACTGCTGCAAGAAAAGCGCACGGCGCTGGTGGTGCGCGAGGTATACGATACCATCCGAGACAGCTGCTTTTCGCTGTTTGAAGAAATAATCGTGGACCTTGGCCTAGAGGATGTAATCCGCACCGTCACTTCTCCAATGCAGATTCGCTTCCCCAATGGCAGCAAAATCATTTTCAAAGGCATGGATAAGCCTAGCAAGCTCAAGTCCATAAACAATGTCAGCATCATCTGGTGCGAAGAAGGCAGCGAACTGAAGTACGAAGGCTTTAAGGAGCTTATTGGCCGGCTGCGGCATCCGACTCTATCGCTACACATGATTATTTCCACCAACCCTGTGGGCAAAGGGAACTGGACCTTTAAGCACTTCTTCAAGGTTCCTGGCGTGGACGAAGAACTTTTGTACCGCGAGCGGATGCTGCGGATCGGGCAGACGTACTATCATCACTCACTGGCTGACGACAATCTGTTTTTACCACAAAGCTATATTGAGCAGCTTGAAGAGCTGAAAGCATACGACCCTGACCTCTACCGCGTTGCGAGGCAGGGGCGTTTTGGTGTTAACGGCAAGCTGGTGCTGCCTCAATTTGAAATTAGGCCACACGAAGAAGTAATGCAGGCTGTACATGGAATACCTGGCAGGATGCTGCGTGTCGGCATGGACTTTGGTTTTGTTGAGTCCTATAACGCCATCGTGCGCATGGCAATTGACCACGAGCGAAAGATTTTGTACTTGTACTGGCAATACTACAAAAACGGCATGACGGATGATCTTACGGCCGAGGAAATTGCGGAGTTCAAAGATACCAACGAGCTGATCCGAGCAGATTCAGCGGAACCAAAGACAATAAAGTACTATCGGCAGCAAGGATTTAACATGCGCGGTGCAAAGAAATTCCAGGGAAGCCGCCTGGCTTATACCAAAAAGGTCAAACGGTTTAAGAAAATCATTTGCTCGGATGCCTGTACGGACATTATTGCAGAGCTGAAAGAGCTGACTTTTGCAGTGGATCGGGACGGAAATATAATCGAAGACGAATTTTCCATTGACCCGCATACTTTTTCAGCCATCTGGTATGGCCTGGATGGGTATGAGGTTGCTGACCTGAAAAGTGCTGCTGTCGGCAACGTGGCCGGCAAGAACGAAATGGCCGAAGTTGATTGGTAG
- a CDS encoding terminase small subunit has translation MTEKHELALNDYLLGMAYKDIASKYGVSENTVKSWRKRHNWSRDKVAKKEQKRGAPVAPLKKQKGCTPKSRGEPEPEEELSEQEQLFCYHYVRTWNATQAALLAGYGNGNKASAAVLGCRLMQRERIKVEVDRLKSLFRQAIHVDIQDFLTFCMKIIGADMGDYLKFGAIERLVYDDKGPVKDEDTGEYLKEPVSMVMLGESEQLDTSVITEIKQGKDGISIKLADKKWAWEQVIKYFDWLPDKWQRKVEAEKLELERRKVEAAEKKANGPGEEKPIEILIKRKEKRP, from the coding sequence GTGACTGAGAAGCACGAGCTAGCGCTGAATGATTATCTACTGGGAATGGCCTATAAGGACATAGCATCCAAGTACGGCGTTTCGGAAAATACCGTCAAGTCATGGCGAAAGCGGCACAATTGGAGCCGCGACAAAGTTGCCAAAAAAGAACAGAAAAGGGGTGCACCCGTTGCACCCCTAAAAAAGCAAAAAGGGTGCACCCCAAAAAGCAGGGGAGAACCGGAGCCAGAAGAAGAGCTGTCCGAACAGGAACAGCTCTTCTGTTATCACTACGTCCGGACGTGGAATGCGACACAGGCAGCGCTGCTGGCTGGGTATGGGAACGGGAATAAAGCATCTGCTGCAGTCCTAGGATGCCGGTTGATGCAGCGCGAGCGGATAAAGGTAGAAGTAGACCGCTTAAAATCGCTATTCCGCCAGGCAATCCACGTCGATATTCAGGACTTTTTGACGTTCTGCATGAAAATTATCGGCGCTGACATGGGAGACTATCTCAAGTTCGGCGCTATCGAACGGCTTGTGTATGATGACAAAGGCCCTGTGAAAGACGAGGATACCGGCGAATACCTGAAAGAGCCAGTCAGCATGGTAATGCTTGGAGAAAGCGAGCAGCTAGACACCTCGGTCATTACCGAAATCAAACAGGGCAAAGACGGCATCAGCATTAAGCTTGCCGACAAGAAGTGGGCGTGGGAGCAGGTTATCAAATATTTCGATTGGCTGCCTGATAAGTGGCAGCGCAAAGTCGAAGCCGAAAAACTGGAGCTTGAGCGCCGGAAGGTCGAGGCTGCTGAGAAGAAAGCGAATGGACCTGGAGAAGAGAAACCGATTGAGATTCTGATTAAGCGCAAGGAGAAGCGGCCATGA
- the dcm gene encoding DNA (cytosine-5-)-methyltransferase, whose protein sequence is MNLKMLSLFSGIGGIDLAAQWAGIETVAFCEIESYAVSVLKKRFPGVPVYGDVRKISKETLEEDGISKVDIVCGGFPCQPFSVAGSRKGQEDDRYLWPEMLRIVGELKPRWVLGENVAGLLSITDVSGRRGGTFGTILYDLAALGYRVGWSCYGAGDIGAPHQRDRVFILANS, encoded by the coding sequence GTGAACCTAAAAATGTTATCCCTCTTCTCCGGCATCGGCGGCATCGACCTTGCTGCTCAGTGGGCAGGAATTGAGACGGTGGCTTTTTGTGAGATAGAATCGTATGCGGTTAGTGTGCTGAAAAAGAGATTTCCGGGGGTGCCGGTTTATGGCGATGTCAGAAAGATTAGTAAAGAAACGCTCGAAGAAGATGGCATATCAAAAGTCGATATTGTCTGCGGTGGATTTCCTTGTCAACCGTTTAGCGTCGCCGGTAGCAGAAAAGGGCAAGAAGATGACCGCTACCTATGGCCTGAGATGCTTCGCATTGTGGGAGAACTCAAACCGCGGTGGGTATTGGGCGAAAATGTTGCAGGACTCTTGTCAATTACTGATGTTTCCGGGAGACGGGGGGGAACTTTTGGAACCATTCTCTACGACTTGGCCGCGCTTGGGTATCGTGTCGGATGGTCGTGCTATGGAGCTGGCGATATCGGAGCGCCGCACCAAAGAGACAGAGTGTTTATTTTGGCCAACTCCTAA
- a CDS encoding VRR-NUC domain-containing protein, translated as MRMSEADFARISSGKKGKPKGPTETDIQNAIREYLRWRGWFVIRHQQGLGCHKGLSDLTAIKNGRTVYIEVKAPKGKLSEWQLDFQADIEAHGGLYVVARSVEDVEFLQ; from the coding sequence ATGCGGATGAGTGAGGCGGACTTCGCCAGGATTTCCTCAGGAAAAAAGGGCAAGCCAAAGGGGCCGACGGAGACGGACATCCAAAACGCGATTCGGGAGTACTTGCGCTGGCGTGGGTGGTTCGTGATCCGGCATCAACAGGGGCTTGGGTGTCACAAGGGGCTTAGCGATTTGACGGCGATAAAGAATGGGCGGACGGTGTACATTGAGGTCAAGGCTCCGAAAGGCAAGCTGTCCGAGTGGCAGCTGGACTTTCAGGCGGATATTGAGGCTCATGGTGGGCTGTATGTGGTGGCCAGGAGCGTTGAGGATGTTGAGTTTTTGCAGTGA
- a CDS encoding recombinase RecT produces the protein MAAANGNNQALANKAQNVNLTSQQQKEQSFTSVITSELGKQFKAMKSLVPKHVTPERMARIGLQAISRNPKLMECTPESVVGAIMNCATLGLEPNLIGHAYLVPFWNGKTKKMEAQFQIGYKGLLDLVRRTGDVSQVYAYEVRENDEFDYELGVHANLKHKPAASNRGDVTGYYSVYHLKDGGYGFFYLSRAEALEHAERFSKSKDKDTGKLYGPWADHFDEMAKKTAMKAMTKYMPISVEAQAIMEGISRDESVVKVQEDKTGVTGESFFTATYDVDLETGEVKEPEKPMTDDEILDAAVGVK, from the coding sequence ATGGCAGCAGCAAACGGAAATAATCAAGCCTTGGCCAACAAGGCGCAAAACGTGAACCTAACTTCTCAACAGCAGAAAGAACAATCTTTTACCTCTGTTATTACGTCTGAGCTTGGAAAGCAGTTTAAGGCCATGAAAAGCCTAGTTCCAAAGCATGTAACGCCAGAGCGCATGGCGCGGATCGGGCTGCAGGCAATCTCGAGGAACCCTAAGCTTATGGAGTGTACTCCGGAGAGTGTTGTCGGCGCCATCATGAACTGCGCGACGCTGGGACTAGAGCCTAATCTAATTGGCCATGCGTACTTGGTTCCTTTCTGGAATGGGAAGACCAAGAAGATGGAGGCGCAGTTTCAAATTGGGTATAAGGGCTTGTTAGACTTGGTCCGGCGCACTGGTGATGTATCTCAGGTCTACGCCTATGAGGTTCGAGAAAATGATGAGTTTGATTATGAGCTTGGTGTTCATGCTAACTTGAAGCATAAACCGGCCGCGAGTAACCGCGGAGACGTCACTGGATACTACTCGGTATATCACCTAAAAGACGGCGGATACGGTTTCTTTTATCTCAGTAGGGCTGAGGCCTTAGAACATGCTGAACGCTTTTCTAAATCGAAGGATAAGGATACAGGGAAACTATATGGACCCTGGGCTGACCATTTTGACGAGATGGCCAAGAAGACGGCCATGAAGGCCATGACTAAGTACATGCCAATCTCTGTAGAGGCTCAGGCCATTATGGAAGGCATCAGCCGCGATGAAAGCGTGGTCAAGGTTCAAGAAGACAAGACGGGTGTAACGGGTGAGAGCTTTTTTACAGCGACGTATGATGTAGATCTAGAAACTGGCGAAGTTAAAGAGCCGGAAAAGCCAATGACCGATGATGAGATTTTGGATGCAGCTGTAGGCGTGAAGTAA
- a CDS encoding YqaJ viral recombinase family protein: MSAIATINMSHEDWIETRKNGIGGSDVAAVLGISKYKSPIALWLEKTGMVEPEDLSEKESVYWGNTLEEVVAKEFERRTGKKVKRRNAILFHPKHSYMFANVDRLVVGEKAGLECKTAGWRQESRWEGDEVPDEYYLQCQHYLAVTGLKKWYIAVLIGGQIFVWKEIPRNEEIIRMLIEKEADFWSLVETRTRPAIDGSEASAEALKRELPSSNGSTIDLPADAAFWIEQYETGKESLKTAEEAVRLAENHLKEFLGENEAGECGERVVIWKSTKPRESFDKAKFEKDYPGIYQNYTKPGAPSRRFSVK; this comes from the coding sequence ATGAGCGCGATTGCCACTATCAATATGAGTCATGAGGATTGGATTGAGACTCGTAAAAACGGAATTGGAGGCAGCGATGTGGCTGCCGTTCTTGGAATCAGTAAATACAAGTCACCTATTGCCCTATGGCTGGAGAAAACCGGCATGGTGGAGCCAGAGGATTTGAGCGAAAAGGAATCCGTGTATTGGGGAAACACGCTCGAAGAAGTGGTCGCTAAAGAGTTTGAACGCCGAACCGGCAAGAAGGTCAAGCGCCGGAACGCGATCCTGTTTCATCCTAAACATTCATATATGTTCGCCAACGTCGATCGGCTTGTTGTAGGAGAGAAAGCAGGTCTTGAATGCAAAACAGCCGGCTGGCGCCAAGAAAGCCGATGGGAGGGCGATGAAGTTCCAGACGAATACTATCTGCAGTGCCAACATTATTTGGCCGTGACGGGCTTAAAGAAGTGGTACATCGCCGTATTGATTGGCGGACAGATCTTTGTTTGGAAAGAGATTCCGCGCAATGAAGAAATTATCCGGATGCTGATTGAAAAAGAAGCAGATTTTTGGTCGCTCGTTGAGACGAGAACGAGGCCCGCCATTGACGGAAGTGAAGCGAGTGCTGAGGCGTTAAAGCGTGAGCTTCCAAGTTCTAACGGTAGCACTATTGACCTTCCAGCGGACGCTGCTTTCTGGATCGAGCAGTACGAGACAGGAAAGGAAAGCCTAAAGACTGCAGAAGAAGCAGTCCGGCTTGCTGAAAATCATCTCAAAGAGTTTCTTGGAGAGAACGAAGCCGGTGAGTGCGGTGAGCGAGTTGTCATTTGGAAAAGCACCAAGCCGCGTGAGTCGTTCGACAAGGCCAAGTTTGAAAAAGACTATCCGGGCATATATCAAAACTACACAAAACCAGGAGCGCCTAGTCGGCGGTTCTCCGTGAAATAG
- a CDS encoding helix-turn-helix transcriptional regulator, with protein MKQGFANQTETFRNPYRESRERARKSQEVAAEALHISTRTLSNYESTTRPTDETVMSMAELYEDPYLEYEHLRMSPIGKKILPAIDRGGVSRAVICYQAGINIMRSHEPDMIQVAYDDRIDNQELPVWRKIQRGALMCAGSLFSLALQPIEKVASVAAPTTLREKRIHR; from the coding sequence ATGAAACAAGGATTCGCAAACCAGACAGAAACCTTCCGGAATCCCTATCGTGAAAGCCGGGAGCGGGCGAGGAAGAGCCAAGAGGTAGCGGCAGAAGCCTTGCATATATCCACTAGGACGCTTTCTAACTATGAATCAACCACACGGCCTACGGACGAAACAGTCATGAGCATGGCAGAGCTATATGAGGACCCATATCTTGAGTATGAACACCTGCGGATGAGTCCGATCGGGAAGAAGATCCTTCCGGCTATTGACCGCGGCGGAGTTTCTAGAGCCGTCATTTGTTACCAAGCTGGAATCAACATTATGAGAAGCCATGAGCCGGACATGATTCAGGTTGCCTATGATGACCGCATCGACAATCAAGAACTGCCGGTATGGCGGAAAATCCAACGAGGCGCGCTGATGTGCGCTGGGTCATTATTCTCACTAGCACTACAGCCAATAGAAAAAGTCGCCAGCGTTGCAGCGCCGACGACTTTACGAGAAAAACGAATTCACCGATAG
- a CDS encoding helix-turn-helix transcriptional regulator — MSWLKEKRMLLAMTQAQVARKSNVSRAFYCEIELGTKNPSVESAKRISKVLGFEWVLFFENKCRETQQNERGNRFPAA, encoded by the coding sequence TTGAGCTGGCTAAAAGAGAAGCGAATGTTGCTAGCAATGACTCAGGCGCAAGTTGCTCGCAAAAGTAATGTTTCTAGGGCATTTTACTGTGAAATTGAATTAGGAACTAAAAACCCAAGCGTTGAATCGGCTAAAAGAATTTCTAAAGTTCTTGGCTTTGAATGGGTTCTTTTTTTTGAGAATAAATGTCGCGAAACGCAACAAAATGAAAGGGGCAATAGATTTCCGGCGGCGTAG
- a CDS encoding helix-turn-helix transcriptional regulator encodes MLGFRLRSLRENKGLTQAELANQLDISRGTYAHYELDKREPDNETISKFAQYFAVTTDYLLGVSDDPRPVNPSTNKSASAKETRQLEKLLEMDGLTFKGAPLSEDDKNKIKAALEIAFWDAKEKNKRS; translated from the coding sequence ATGCTAGGATTTAGACTCCGCAGTTTGCGCGAAAACAAGGGCCTTACTCAAGCTGAACTCGCAAACCAGCTTGATATTAGTCGCGGAACTTACGCCCATTATGAATTGGATAAACGTGAGCCTGACAATGAAACAATTTCTAAGTTTGCCCAATACTTCGCCGTCACGACTGATTACTTGCTGGGCGTCTCTGACGATCCCCGCCCCGTCAATCCTTCTACCAACAAATCGGCCTCAGCTAAAGAAACACGCCAGCTCGAAAAGCTCCTCGAAATGGACGGACTCACCTTCAAAGGTGCTCCCCTTTCAGAGGATGACAAGAACAAAATCAAAGCAGCCTTAGAAATCGCATTTTGGGATGCGAAGGAAAAGAATAAACGCTCTTGA